In one window of Nocardia brasiliensis DNA:
- a CDS encoding short-chain fatty acyl-CoA regulator family protein, whose product MRKMYAGARLRRLREERRLTQAALAKSLDLSPSYLNQLERDQRPLTIPVLLKLNSTFDLDVQFFAADSDARLVSDLHEVLIDAAGGHTAPLTEVEELATRQPDVARIVVAMHRRLRAATDQLDLLSARVDAPTGTPGVPMPYEDVRDFFYDHHNHIPQLDIAAEQLFEQSGLTIGSLDRQLARVAEERAGVTVLVRGDGADPTIPKRHYDPETRTLTLARRLRPGQRAFQIATTLALLLYGTELDGVLAETPSLTGESRVLARIGLANYFAGALVLPYGRFLRSAEELHYDIDLLGLRFEVGFETICHRLSTLQRQGQRGVPFFFVRTDRAGNISKRQSATAFHFSRVGGSCPLWVVHEAFAYPGRILTQIAEMPDGRRYLWIARTAMTAPQGFGTATKNFAIGLGCDIEYADRLVYSSGLQLDDPATAVPIGAGCKVCERPACAQRAFPNIGSPLAVDENTSTDLPYPRVRQ is encoded by the coding sequence GTGCGGAAGATGTACGCAGGTGCGCGGCTCCGGCGGTTGCGCGAGGAGCGCAGGCTCACCCAGGCAGCGCTCGCGAAATCGCTGGATCTCTCGCCCAGCTATCTCAACCAGCTCGAGCGCGATCAGCGCCCGCTCACCATCCCGGTGCTGCTCAAACTCAACTCCACCTTCGACCTGGATGTGCAGTTCTTCGCCGCGGATTCCGACGCCAGGCTCGTCTCGGATCTGCACGAGGTGCTCATCGATGCCGCGGGCGGGCACACCGCGCCGCTCACCGAGGTGGAGGAACTGGCGACCAGACAGCCCGACGTCGCGCGCATCGTCGTCGCGATGCACCGCAGGCTACGCGCCGCCACCGACCAGCTCGATCTGCTCTCCGCCCGGGTCGACGCGCCCACCGGGACACCGGGCGTGCCGATGCCCTACGAGGATGTGCGGGACTTCTTCTACGACCATCACAACCACATCCCGCAGTTGGACATCGCCGCCGAGCAGCTCTTCGAACAATCCGGGCTGACCATCGGCTCGCTGGATCGCCAGCTGGCCAGGGTCGCCGAGGAGCGGGCCGGGGTGACGGTGCTGGTGCGCGGCGACGGCGCGGACCCGACCATCCCGAAACGCCACTACGACCCCGAGACCCGCACGCTGACCCTGGCCCGGCGCCTGCGGCCCGGCCAGCGCGCCTTCCAGATCGCGACCACCCTCGCCCTGCTGCTGTACGGCACCGAACTGGACGGCGTGCTCGCCGAAACCCCTTCGCTCACCGGCGAATCCCGCGTGCTCGCGCGCATCGGACTGGCCAACTACTTCGCCGGCGCACTCGTGCTGCCGTATGGGCGCTTCCTGCGTTCTGCCGAGGAACTGCACTACGACATCGACCTGCTCGGCCTGCGCTTCGAGGTCGGCTTCGAGACGATCTGTCACCGATTGAGCACCCTGCAACGGCAGGGCCAGCGCGGGGTGCCGTTCTTCTTCGTCCGCACCGACCGCGCGGGCAATATCTCGAAACGCCAGTCCGCCACCGCCTTTCACTTCTCCCGGGTCGGCGGCAGTTGTCCGCTGTGGGTGGTGCACGAGGCGTTCGCCTATCCGGGGCGCATCCTCACCCAGATCGCGGAGATGCCCGACGGCAGGCGCTATCTGTGGATCGCACGCACCGCGATGACCGCACCGCAGGGATTCGGCACCGCGACAAAGAATTTCGCGATCGGTCTCGGCTGCGACATCGAATACGCCGACCGGCTGGTGTATTCGTCCGGCCTGCAACTCGACGACCCAGCGACGGCGGTCCCGATCGGCGCGGGCTGCAAGGTGTGCGAACGCCCCGCCTGCGCCCAGCGCGCCTTTCCGAACATCGGCAGCCCGCTGGCGGTCGACGAGAACACCAGCACCGACCTCCCGTACCCGCGCGTCAGACAGTGA